The Chryseobacterium geocarposphaerae genome window below encodes:
- a CDS encoding SusC/RagA family TonB-linked outer membrane protein codes for MKKSIVTLGILLSTTAFIFGQEKQTTGTAKDSAKTNKTKDIEEVVVIAYGTQKKGEVTGSVGRVNAETFKDRPIARVDQALTGQIAGVKTRSTTGKPGEPLEIRVRGSASISASNSPLYVVDGMVVDDMANVSPDDVQSIEVLKDAASTAMYGSRGSNGIVIVTTKKGASGKPAFSFSQYYGIQTIEKKLDIMTSSEWIDYATEAINKKWEALAPGNSASDSYAVRANYFNLANTTDYNLANINYMIDPRWGTNQVANIDWQDVFYRPASVQSYQLSARGGNKNVKYLISGAYFDQEGLAINTGFKRFNLSAVIDLNISDKWKAGISFRPSYSKSYGATVDGKDNLAHKMLSMVPVAELSAGLYTNFWKNTRYRWAGSTQSPIGVMENTTNNTNEFRLLSSLYVSYDILPDLNIKISGGATNNFNLNNGYTPTFDLITNTPGQVSIASRRTVNYNRYLGEALLNYKKTFGDHSIAAIAGYSAENYRTTTQYNRNKGFPNDDLKTFNFTQSASVLNSEYTASEWMLISMFGRVNYDYKKKYMLLASIRRDGSSRFGWDNLWGVFPAFGAGWKVDKEDFLKDVSWLNNLKLRYSWGENGNNSIGDYRAFGTLGGGNYSFGGNLSNGLIPNTIENRNLTWEKTQSSDFGLELGLFNRIDFTADYYIKKTKDLLLEQPVAAVTGYTTMWSNVGSVQNKGLELELNTKNLIGEFRWNTSANIAFNKNKVLQLGSDNTPIYTGFSNSTNIIQVGQELNAFYLYEAIGVLSTADINNPNVAKTSGAIAGDVKYKDFNGDGVINEDDRHIIGGPTPDYYWGFTNTFSYKNFDLSVFFQGQKGGYSYALLGRAIDRTGMGTTTNVMGNWANRWRSDADPGDGKTPRLDGTTGSLLDTRWLYDATYIQLKNVTLGYNFPKDLVNRLKISSLRVYVSLENVWRKDHYYGGYNPESVQSDGTDYGAYPNAKVYMMGLNFNF; via the coding sequence ATGAAGAAATCCATAGTTACTTTAGGTATTTTACTAAGTACCACTGCTTTTATCTTCGGACAGGAAAAACAAACTACCGGCACTGCCAAGGATAGTGCAAAAACGAATAAAACTAAAGATATCGAGGAAGTTGTTGTTATTGCTTATGGTACGCAGAAAAAGGGTGAAGTCACAGGTTCTGTAGGTAGAGTAAATGCCGAAACCTTCAAGGACCGTCCTATTGCAAGAGTAGATCAGGCATTAACGGGGCAGATTGCCGGGGTTAAAACCCGGTCTACTACGGGAAAACCCGGGGAGCCTTTAGAAATAAGAGTTCGAGGTTCCGCTTCAATATCGGCAAGTAATTCTCCTCTTTATGTAGTTGACGGGATGGTTGTCGATGATATGGCCAATGTTTCTCCCGATGATGTGCAATCGATTGAAGTTTTGAAAGATGCCGCCTCTACTGCCATGTATGGGTCTAGAGGATCCAATGGAATTGTGATTGTAACCACCAAAAAAGGGGCATCCGGAAAGCCTGCCTTCAGCTTTTCGCAGTATTATGGAATTCAGACTATCGAAAAAAAGCTGGATATCATGACAAGTTCGGAATGGATTGATTATGCGACCGAAGCAATTAATAAAAAATGGGAAGCACTTGCTCCGGGTAATTCTGCATCTGATAGCTATGCAGTGAGGGCAAACTATTTTAATCTTGCCAATACAACAGATTATAATTTAGCGAATATCAATTACATGATTGATCCTAGATGGGGAACCAATCAAGTGGCTAATATTGACTGGCAGGATGTATTTTATCGGCCTGCATCTGTTCAAAGTTATCAGTTATCGGCAAGGGGAGGGAATAAAAATGTGAAGTATCTCATTTCGGGTGCCTATTTTGATCAGGAAGGTTTAGCAATTAATACAGGCTTTAAAAGATTCAATTTAAGCGCTGTTATTGATCTTAATATTTCGGATAAATGGAAGGCGGGAATTTCATTTCGTCCGAGCTATTCAAAAAGTTATGGAGCAACCGTTGACGGAAAAGATAATTTAGCTCACAAAATGCTTTCCATGGTTCCTGTAGCGGAATTGAGTGCAGGTTTGTACACCAATTTCTGGAAAAATACAAGATACAGATGGGCTGGCTCTACTCAAAGCCCGATTGGAGTGATGGAAAATACAACCAATAATACCAATGAGTTCCGCTTATTATCAAGCTTATATGTTTCTTACGATATTTTGCCTGATTTAAATATTAAAATTTCAGGAGGAGCTACCAATAACTTTAATCTGAATAACGGTTACACGCCAACTTTTGATTTAATCACCAATACTCCGGGACAGGTGAGTATTGCGAGTCGTAGAACTGTAAATTACAACAGATATTTGGGAGAGGCCTTATTAAATTATAAAAAGACTTTTGGAGACCACAGTATTGCAGCTATTGCAGGGTACAGCGCCGAAAATTACAGGACTACGACTCAATACAACCGGAACAAAGGTTTCCCGAATGACGATTTAAAAACCTTCAATTTTACACAATCCGCATCTGTACTTAATTCGGAATATACGGCGTCAGAATGGATGCTGATTTCAATGTTCGGCCGTGTAAACTATGATTATAAAAAGAAATATATGTTGTTGGCGAGTATTCGTAGAGATGGTTCTTCCAGATTCGGGTGGGATAACCTTTGGGGGGTATTTCCGGCATTTGGGGCAGGTTGGAAAGTAGATAAGGAAGATTTCTTAAAAGATGTAAGTTGGCTTAATAATCTTAAGTTGAGATACAGTTGGGGAGAGAACGGAAATAATTCCATCGGAGATTACAGGGCTTTTGGAACATTAGGAGGAGGAAATTATTCATTCGGAGGAAATTTGTCTAATGGCTTAATTCCCAACACCATTGAAAACCGCAATTTAACCTGGGAAAAAACTCAATCCTCCGACTTTGGTCTTGAATTAGGTTTATTTAACAGAATTGATTTTACGGCAGATTATTATATCAAAAAAACTAAAGATCTGCTTTTGGAACAGCCTGTAGCAGCTGTAACCGGATATACTACCATGTGGAGTAATGTGGGTTCAGTTCAAAATAAAGGATTGGAATTAGAATTAAATACAAAAAACTTAATCGGGGAATTCAGATGGAATACTTCTGCCAATATTGCTTTCAATAAGAATAAAGTTTTACAGTTAGGCAGCGATAACACGCCTATTTATACGGGTTTCAGCAATAGCACAAATATCATACAGGTCGGTCAGGAACTGAATGCATTCTATCTTTATGAAGCGATAGGAGTACTTTCTACAGCAGACATCAATAACCCGAATGTTGCTAAAACCAGCGGAGCAATTGCCGGAGATGTTAAATACAAAGACTTCAATGGAGATGGGGTGATCAACGAAGATGACCGTCATATTATCGGGGGACCGACTCCTGATTATTATTGGGGCTTTACCAATACTTTTTCGTATAAAAACTTCGACCTTTCCGTATTCTTTCAGGGACAAAAAGGTGGTTATAGCTATGCTTTGCTAGGTCGTGCAATCGATCGCACGGGAATGGGTACAACGACAAACGTAATGGGAAACTGGGCAAACCGCTGGCGTTCCGATGCTGATCCGGGAGATGGGAAAACTCCCAGATTAGATGGAACTACAGGAAGTTTATTAGATACAAGATGGCTGTATGATGCCACTTATATTCAGCTTAAGAATGTAACCTTAGGATATAATTTTCCTAAAGATCTGGTGAACAGACTTAAAATTTCTAGTCTGAGAGTCTATGTCAGCCTGGAAAACGTTTGGAGAAAAGATCATTACTATGGCGGTTACAATCCGGAATCCGTACAGTCAGACGGAACCGATTACGGAGCATATCCCAATGCAAAAGTCTATATGATGGGCCTAAACTTTAACTTCTAA
- a CDS encoding nucleoid-associated protein, producing the protein MFSKIVVHRVGNKINGESLMLSQEELQLDEGMAELLENYFLGSFKSEETFHFYSDSYLVNNPVYSAVSEIFDDKAKFLWESENIAKHLFEAAENPRVQGGELFVAYFEDERENGEKVDKIGIFKTEKRESFLKISPQEEGFEIEKDMGIGLSKIDKAALIYNNDKETGYVLSVVDNNKNGDMYYWFEDFLKVKQRDDEYFHTQEALMVYKDYITKQLPQEFEVSKADQADFLNKSINFFKEKEEFKLDEFANEVLGDEHVIESFNNFKTDYEQDMQINIAEEFPISEAAVKKTQRHFKSIIKLDKNFHIYIHGDRQKIATGEDEKGKYYMLYFDKEV; encoded by the coding sequence ATGTTTTCAAAAATCGTAGTACACAGAGTCGGAAATAAAATCAATGGAGAATCTTTAATGCTTTCTCAGGAAGAGCTGCAGCTGGATGAAGGGATGGCAGAATTGCTGGAGAATTACTTTCTGGGTTCGTTCAAATCCGAAGAGACTTTCCATTTCTATAGTGATTCCTATTTGGTAAACAATCCTGTTTATAGTGCGGTATCTGAAATTTTTGATGATAAAGCGAAATTTCTTTGGGAATCTGAAAACATCGCAAAACACCTTTTTGAAGCTGCGGAAAACCCAAGAGTTCAAGGAGGAGAACTATTTGTGGCTTATTTTGAAGATGAAAGAGAAAATGGTGAAAAAGTAGACAAAATCGGTATTTTTAAAACCGAAAAAAGAGAATCTTTTCTGAAAATATCGCCTCAGGAAGAAGGCTTTGAAATTGAAAAAGATATGGGAATCGGTTTATCGAAAATTGATAAAGCAGCTCTCATTTACAATAATGATAAGGAAACCGGATATGTACTTTCTGTAGTTGATAACAACAAAAACGGGGATATGTACTATTGGTTCGAAGATTTTTTAAAAGTAAAGCAGCGTGACGATGAATATTTTCATACACAGGAAGCTTTAATGGTATATAAAGACTATATCACAAAGCAGTTACCTCAGGAATTTGAAGTTTCCAAAGCAGATCAGGCCGACTTTTTAAATAAATCGATTAACTTTTTTAAAGAAAAAGAAGAATTCAAGCTGGATGAATTTGCCAATGAAGTATTGGGAGACGAACACGTAATCGAAAGTTTTAATAATTTTAAAACGGATTATGAGCAGGATATGCAAATTAATATTGCGGAAGAATTCCCCATCAGTGAAGCTGCGGTGAAAAAAACACAAAGACATTTCAAAAGTATCATTAAACTGGATAAAAACTTCCATATTTATATTCATGGTGATCGCCAGAAGATCGCTACAGGTGAAGATGAAAAAGGAAAATATTATATGTTATACTTTGATAAGGAAGTCTAA
- a CDS encoding T9SS type A sorting domain-containing protein, with product MKTIKLIQHTCKILIFMVLLTYMANPVSAQNCQGKTLTIGGWGSSNTSNPNVSYLYTNFNSAFPNGLVVGCSGGNTLSLTSPQAVTDFLPSGGTASPLNNTYVNPGSGYNNVLAGQLVAVTLAVGFDNYDEGFSSAAANLGDFVFTSGTFQGMTVSQFLVLANNFIGGCGASQYTASQFNEAATAINQNFDEGNVDLGYLSCCSLKIHVSYDPIKCHGGTTTVHVTATGGGSNVQGVGDFIVGAGTYNYTITEGNCTDTASIVIGEPSLLTVNIGNTPILCHGGMSTLTANVNGGTGSYSYLWSNGATTQSIQAGAGVYSVDVTDANLCNSSASVTVSEPEQLTVNIGSTPILCHGGMSTLTANASGGTGSYSYLWSNGETTQSIQAGAGAYSVNVTDINSCSSSASVTVSEPEQLAVNIGSTPILCHGGMSTLTANTSGGTGTYTYLWSNGATTQSIQASAGTYSVSVTDANSCSSSASVTVSEPEQLAVNIGSTPILCHGGMSTLTANASGGTGSYTYLWSNGATTQSIQVSAGTYSVSITDQNSCSANASITITQPEPLGLIINKGDVTCVGGTAAVSANVTGGTPAYSYLWSNGAVTQTVNLPVGNFSVTVTDANGCTISQSFEVKMLTCNGFTTVTQGGWGAKASGENWGTYRDLNFASAFPSGLTIGAGSRFLKLTTAKAVDDFLPSGTTARALNAGTLVNPGSSYKNVLAGQVVALTLNLRFDQVNPSFSSSSTWLGDLIVISGTFTGWTVSQVLAEANNVLGGVASSYSPDQMNSIVDAINNNYDNGTVNLGILGCPCTSTPTSSLARNSAESGAALSKPNIAANEDSKVYPNPTRGDINLSFENEEGGNVSVYLFNSGGRMVADLSKNVSRNGSRVMISYQNYSLLEGVYILTVKASKFEKSYKIIIRK from the coding sequence ATGAAAACAATTAAACTCATTCAACATACATGTAAAATTCTTATTTTCATGGTATTGCTCACATATATGGCGAACCCTGTTTCTGCACAAAACTGTCAGGGAAAAACATTAACCATTGGGGGTTGGGGGTCATCAAATACTTCCAATCCTAATGTGAGCTATCTTTATACTAACTTTAATAGTGCGTTTCCTAACGGACTTGTAGTTGGTTGTTCAGGTGGAAACACTCTTTCCTTGACTTCTCCACAGGCTGTTACAGATTTCCTTCCTTCAGGAGGAACGGCTTCTCCTTTAAATAATACCTATGTGAATCCTGGATCAGGATATAATAATGTATTGGCTGGTCAATTGGTTGCAGTAACGCTTGCGGTAGGTTTTGATAATTATGACGAAGGGTTTTCTTCTGCAGCTGCCAATTTAGGCGATTTTGTTTTTACTTCAGGAACTTTTCAGGGAATGACGGTTTCTCAGTTCTTGGTTTTGGCTAATAACTTTATCGGAGGATGCGGAGCATCTCAATATACAGCATCACAGTTTAATGAAGCAGCGACTGCTATTAATCAGAATTTTGACGAAGGAAATGTGGATCTGGGATATCTGTCTTGCTGTTCCTTAAAAATTCATGTTTCCTATGATCCTATCAAATGTCATGGTGGAACAACTACAGTACATGTAACAGCAACAGGAGGTGGTTCAAATGTACAGGGAGTCGGCGACTTTATTGTGGGTGCCGGAACTTATAATTATACTATCACTGAAGGAAACTGTACGGATACTGCTTCAATTGTTATAGGAGAGCCTTCTCTTTTAACAGTAAACATTGGAAACACTCCGATTTTATGTCATGGAGGCATGTCTACATTAACGGCAAATGTAAACGGAGGAACCGGTAGTTACAGCTATTTATGGTCTAATGGAGCGACTACTCAAAGCATACAGGCTGGAGCAGGTGTTTATTCTGTAGATGTAACCGATGCAAACTTATGTAATTCTTCAGCGTCAGTTACAGTTTCCGAACCGGAACAATTGACTGTTAATATTGGAAGTACCCCGATCTTATGTCATGGTGGTATGTCTACATTAACGGCTAATGCAAGTGGAGGAACCGGAAGTTACAGCTATTTATGGTCTAATGGAGAAACTACTCAAAGCATACAGGCTGGAGCGGGTGCTTATTCTGTAAATGTCACTGACATAAATTCCTGCAGCTCTTCAGCATCTGTTACAGTTTCTGAACCTGAACAGTTGGCTGTTAATATTGGCAGTACTCCGATTTTATGTCATGGAGGTATGTCTACATTAACGGCAAATACAAGTGGAGGAACCGGAACTTATACTTATTTATGGTCTAATGGAGCAACTACTCAAAGTATTCAGGCTTCTGCAGGTACTTATTCAGTTAGCGTGACTGATGCGAACTCATGTAGTTCTTCGGCTTCCGTTACAGTTTCTGAACCTGAACAGTTGGCTGTTAATATTGGCAGCACTCCGATTTTATGTCATGGAGGTATGTCTACATTAACTGCTAATGCAAGTGGAGGAACCGGAAGTTATACTTATTTATGGTCAAATGGAGCAACGACTCAAAGTATTCAGGTTTCTGCCGGTACTTATTCCGTAAGTATTACAGATCAGAATTCATGTTCAGCCAATGCATCCATAACTATTACCCAACCGGAACCTTTAGGATTAATTATTAATAAAGGAGATGTTACCTGTGTAGGTGGAACTGCCGCAGTAAGTGCTAATGTAACGGGAGGTACTCCTGCTTATTCCTATTTGTGGTCTAACGGAGCTGTGACTCAAACGGTAAACTTACCAGTAGGCAATTTCTCTGTGACAGTAACCGATGCTAATGGTTGTACAATTTCTCAATCATTTGAAGTAAAAATGCTTACTTGTAATGGCTTTACCACCGTTACACAAGGAGGATGGGGTGCAAAAGCATCCGGAGAGAACTGGGGAACCTATCGTGACCTGAATTTTGCATCAGCATTTCCTTCCGGTTTAACAATTGGTGCGGGAAGCAGATTCCTTAAACTTACGACTGCAAAAGCTGTAGACGACTTCTTACCGAGCGGAACTACGGCGAGAGCATTAAATGCAGGAACACTTGTAAATCCAGGAAGCAGTTACAAAAATGTGTTGGCGGGACAGGTTGTTGCATTAACCCTTAATCTTAGATTTGATCAGGTGAATCCTTCATTCTCATCTTCATCAACATGGTTGGGTGATCTTATTGTGATTTCAGGAACGTTTACAGGCTGGACTGTTAGTCAGGTATTAGCAGAAGCTAATAATGTTTTGGGAGGAGTAGCATCAAGTTATTCTCCGGATCAAATGAATTCAATAGTTGATGCAATTAACAACAATTATGATAATGGAACTGTAAATTTAGGAATATTAGGCTGTCCTTGTACGTCTACTCCTACCAGCTCATTGGCAAGAAATTCTGCAGAGAGCGGAGCTGCGTTGAGTAAACCTAATATTGCTGCAAATGAAGATTCTAAAGTATATCCTAATCCGACAAGAGGAGATATTAACCTAAGTTTTGAAAATGAGGAAGGCGGAAATGTGAGCGTTTATCTGTTTAATTCCGGTGGAAGAATGGTTGCAGATCTAAGTAAAAATGTTTCAAGAAATGGAAGCAGAGTAATGATTAGCTATCAAAACTATAGTTTACTGGAAGGAGTTTATATTTTAACCGTAAAAGCTTCTAAGTTTGAAAAATCATATAAGATTATAATAAGAAAATAA
- a CDS encoding DUF7674 family protein has product MEYLKFFYPPLRNEITQLSLQDNFAGVIQATINYLKRLLQESKVNIIAHHIKLMDMIYKNGDSYVKSIIENIFVRSFESFKKHGKIQHWKLLYQNMPVSFQIIYNEQRKQDKIFFGK; this is encoded by the coding sequence ATGGAGTATTTAAAATTTTTCTATCCCCCTCTTCGAAACGAAATCACGCAATTATCTTTACAGGATAATTTTGCCGGGGTCATTCAGGCAACGATTAATTATTTAAAAAGACTTTTGCAGGAATCTAAGGTCAACATCATTGCCCATCACATTAAGCTTATGGATATGATTTATAAAAACGGTGATTCTTATGTAAAAAGCATCATAGAAAATATTTTTGTAAGATCGTTTGAAAGCTTTAAAAAGCACGGAAAAATCCAGCACTGGAAACTTCTTTATCAGAATATGCCTGTGAGCTTTCAGATCATCTACAATGAACAGAGAAAACAGGATAAGATATTTTTTGGTAAATAA
- a CDS encoding thioredoxin family protein, with the protein MKFSRILIILGLFLFQLNFAQEKADVILNKAISEAKSKNKNVLLVFHASWCKWCHVMEKNMNLPETKPIFEKKFVTAYVDVQETGEKKKLENPGGQELMNKYNGENTGLPFWLVLNPKGEVLTDSFDQKGDNLGCPSTTEEVATFTAKLEKSSKMNKSELQTIETAFTKKN; encoded by the coding sequence ATGAAGTTTTCTAGAATACTTATAATACTGGGGTTATTCCTTTTTCAATTAAATTTCGCACAGGAAAAAGCTGATGTCATATTAAATAAGGCAATTAGTGAAGCAAAATCAAAGAATAAAAACGTACTTCTGGTGTTCCATGCCTCATGGTGCAAATGGTGTCATGTGATGGAAAAGAATATGAACCTTCCGGAAACCAAGCCTATTTTTGAAAAAAAATTCGTTACAGCCTATGTAGATGTTCAGGAAACGGGAGAAAAGAAAAAACTTGAAAATCCCGGAGGTCAGGAACTGATGAATAAATACAACGGGGAAAATACAGGGCTTCCATTCTGGCTGGTTTTGAACCCTAAAGGGGAAGTTCTTACCGATTCTTTTGATCAGAAAGGAGATAATCTGGGCTGTCCATCCACAACAGAAGAGGTGGCCACATTTACTGCAAAACTGGAGAAATCTTCAAAAATGAATAAAAGCGAACTCCAAACTATAGAAACGGCTTTTACCAAAAAGAATTAA
- a CDS encoding RagB/SusD family nutrient uptake outer membrane protein, which translates to MKITYNKKIRTFGKTLVLGAFLLGMMGCEKDLMLEPENNITQTSFYTTELQIQQALSGVYSAMINSSSRGGFDVNFYLLASEVRSNNFNAISQNGNRDYYAINRFQDTSSTEEVEILWEDAYQLISYANNILARIDAVPFADPATKEQYRSETRFLRAYAYFELMRNFGKVPLVDHPVSPSEAASIPRTDLSTLYSFITSEIEASIGGLKNTYDSKNKGRITKSAAHAMLGRMYLTGYGYPLNNSSYLTKAKEHLFAIIQGEGQYVTFAPNYADLFKSANDNKYHIFEIQHISGGLSQGSYLPSYVSPTFGTADPLYNAQGSLYSSSELGVSQSLLNAYEAGDVRKAVTVKTQFIAQNGQVDYANYFVKFREGGLVITNRYDWPINFPIIRYADVLLMYAEVLNYEGNTSGAVPYLNRIRQRAGLSALSTSMSSSDFTTALRKERRVEFAGEGVYWHDLVRWNIAVSVINQAAADLNYNYTITTNDYLYQIPLSQIQVAGYEQNP; encoded by the coding sequence ATGAAAATAACTTACAATAAAAAAATAAGAACCTTTGGAAAAACATTAGTCTTGGGAGCATTTCTATTGGGAATGATGGGCTGTGAAAAAGATCTGATGTTGGAACCCGAGAATAATATCACCCAAACCTCTTTTTACACTACGGAGCTTCAGATCCAGCAAGCACTGTCAGGAGTGTATTCTGCAATGATTAATTCCTCGTCGAGAGGAGGATTTGATGTTAACTTTTATTTACTGGCATCAGAAGTTCGTTCGAATAATTTTAACGCAATTTCACAAAACGGGAACAGGGATTATTATGCCATCAACCGTTTTCAGGATACTTCTTCAACAGAAGAAGTCGAAATTCTGTGGGAAGATGCTTATCAGCTTATTTCTTACGCAAATAATATTTTAGCAAGAATTGATGCGGTTCCCTTTGCAGATCCTGCCACAAAAGAGCAATATCGCTCTGAAACCCGTTTTTTAAGAGCATATGCTTATTTTGAGCTTATGCGTAATTTCGGAAAAGTTCCTTTGGTAGACCATCCGGTAAGTCCGTCGGAGGCGGCTTCTATCCCAAGAACGGATCTAAGTACTCTTTATAGCTTTATCACTTCAGAAATTGAAGCCTCCATAGGTGGTTTAAAAAACACGTATGATTCAAAGAATAAAGGCAGGATTACCAAATCGGCGGCTCATGCGATGTTGGGCAGGATGTATCTTACAGGATACGGTTATCCTCTTAATAACAGTTCTTATCTGACAAAAGCAAAGGAGCATTTATTCGCTATAATTCAAGGGGAAGGACAGTATGTAACTTTTGCACCCAATTATGCGGACTTGTTTAAAAGCGCTAATGATAATAAATATCATATTTTTGAAATTCAGCATATCAGTGGTGGCCTTTCACAGGGATCCTATTTGCCGAGTTATGTTTCACCGACATTTGGGACTGCCGATCCTTTATATAATGCGCAGGGGAGTTTATACAGTTCCAGTGAATTGGGAGTTTCTCAGTCTTTACTTAATGCTTATGAAGCCGGAGATGTGAGAAAAGCAGTAACGGTTAAAACTCAATTTATCGCACAAAACGGGCAGGTGGATTATGCCAATTATTTTGTGAAATTCCGTGAAGGAGGTCTTGTTATCACCAACCGGTACGACTGGCCTATTAATTTCCCGATTATCCGTTATGCAGATGTTCTCTTGATGTATGCAGAAGTTTTAAATTATGAAGGGAATACCAGTGGAGCAGTTCCTTATTTAAACAGAATTCGCCAGAGAGCCGGTCTTTCAGCACTTTCTACTTCGATGTCAAGTTCGGATTTTACGACCGCACTCCGTAAAGAAAGAAGGGTTGAGTTTGCAGGAGAAGGAGTGTACTGGCATGATCTGGTACGTTGGAATATTGCAGTGAGTGTTATCAATCAGGCTGCAGCAGATCTTAATTATAATTATACCATTACAACCAATGATTATCTGTATCAGATCCCTTTATCCCAAATTCAGGTGGCGGGTTATGAACAGAATCCTTAA